A single Symbiobacterium thermophilum IAM 14863 DNA region contains:
- a CDS encoding stalk domain-containing protein, with translation MRRFIAFVLAAFVALASFPRAEAATYWQLVEEGNRLAEAGKAEEALPYWLQAIPMIIADGNKRMAGYYAQQVAYTLDELGRSEEALPYYEMKVQFYRETGVPDEQMRWDILRIEQLKPRLEVFVARPTAGVKPGDLAKHEPAFGALYGGTVDHDPAVYDDLDRAAATYGKPYGMVMVYNSVAEYDYLNVSSLVLEKGVPLQIAWQPTRGLQSVTEPVVRAYARKLAEYGQPVYLRFGNEMNGNWVPWYGNPELYKEKFRLVARIMREEAPNVAMVWAPNYVGADYMQYYPGDEWVDWVGVSAYHDAYFLADVNQSDMTNGLYYQGQKANPLDKFKEIYERFADRKPIMIAETGYNYSNDTPEARRLGLPIYDASEWAAQTARYVYAYLPMVYPRIKMVGHFNNPRTGDKAAYTMSQNRTLLNAVREAIADDWYLSSLDQVPENYWHPIEQATLHGKTRVASYVWLGDRGLGKVEYRLDGRLVATSHKVPYVADVDLTGLTGEHVLTVQAYDKSGRLAAERSYTFDASAVKVKLDGRVLDFAKQPVNENGRILVPFRAIAEALGADVQWNAQTRTAIARKGGTELRLTIDDPVPVLNGKRLDPLQAPARNVGGHTMVPARVFAEAFGMKVDWDGLTRTVLIESP, from the coding sequence TTGCGTCGTTTTATCGCCTTCGTACTTGCCGCGTTCGTTGCGCTGGCCTCCTTCCCGCGGGCAGAGGCCGCCACCTACTGGCAGCTGGTGGAAGAGGGCAACCGGCTGGCCGAGGCAGGAAAGGCCGAGGAAGCCCTGCCCTACTGGCTCCAGGCCATCCCGATGATCATCGCCGACGGCAACAAGCGGATGGCGGGCTACTACGCGCAGCAGGTGGCCTACACCCTGGACGAGCTGGGCCGTTCCGAAGAGGCGCTTCCTTATTATGAGATGAAGGTCCAGTTCTACCGGGAGACCGGGGTCCCCGACGAGCAGATGAGGTGGGACATCCTCCGCATCGAGCAGCTGAAGCCTCGGCTGGAAGTGTTCGTCGCACGCCCCACGGCCGGCGTGAAGCCCGGGGATCTGGCCAAGCACGAGCCCGCATTCGGCGCGCTCTACGGGGGCACCGTCGATCACGACCCCGCGGTCTACGACGACCTGGACCGGGCAGCGGCCACCTACGGCAAGCCCTACGGCATGGTGATGGTCTACAACTCGGTGGCCGAGTACGACTACCTCAATGTCTCCAGCTTGGTCCTGGAGAAGGGCGTCCCCCTGCAGATCGCCTGGCAGCCCACCCGCGGGCTCCAGTCGGTGACCGAGCCCGTGGTGCGGGCGTACGCCCGGAAGCTGGCCGAGTACGGCCAGCCGGTCTACCTTCGGTTCGGCAACGAGATGAACGGCAACTGGGTGCCGTGGTACGGCAACCCGGAACTGTACAAGGAGAAGTTCCGGCTGGTGGCCCGCATCATGCGCGAGGAGGCGCCCAACGTGGCGATGGTCTGGGCCCCCAACTACGTGGGCGCCGACTACATGCAGTACTACCCGGGCGATGAATGGGTCGACTGGGTGGGCGTGAGCGCGTACCACGACGCCTACTTCCTCGCGGACGTGAACCAGAGCGACATGACGAACGGCCTGTACTACCAGGGCCAGAAGGCGAATCCGCTGGACAAGTTCAAGGAGATCTACGAGCGGTTCGCAGATCGCAAGCCCATCATGATCGCGGAGACGGGGTACAACTACTCCAACGACACGCCCGAGGCCCGCAGGCTCGGCCTGCCCATCTACGACGCCTCCGAATGGGCGGCGCAGACGGCGCGCTACGTGTACGCCTACCTGCCCATGGTCTACCCGCGCATCAAGATGGTCGGTCACTTCAACAACCCGCGCACCGGTGACAAGGCCGCGTACACCATGTCGCAGAACCGCACGCTCCTGAACGCGGTCCGCGAGGCCATCGCCGACGACTGGTACCTCTCCAGCCTGGATCAGGTTCCGGAGAACTACTGGCATCCCATCGAGCAGGCCACCCTGCACGGAAAGACCCGCGTGGCCAGCTACGTCTGGCTGGGCGACCGGGGGCTCGGCAAGGTGGAGTACCGGCTGGACGGCCGGCTGGTGGCCACCAGCCACAAGGTGCCGTACGTCGCCGACGTTGACCTGACCGGCCTCACCGGCGAGCATGTGCTCACGGTCCAGGCGTACGACAAGTCGGGCCGGCTGGCCGCCGAGCGCAGCTACACCTTCGACGCCTCCGCCGTGAAGGTGAAGCTGGACGGCCGGGTGCTGGACTTCGCCAAGCAGCCGGTGAACGAAAACGGCCGGATCCTCGTCCCGTTCCGGGCCATCGCCGAGGCGCTGGGCGCCGACGTGCAGTGGAATGCGCAGACCCGCACGGCCATCGCCCGGAAGGGCGGCACCGAGCTCCGCCTCACCATCGACGACCCCGTGCCCGTCCTGAACGGCAAACGGCTGGACCCGCTCCAGGCGCCGGCCCGCAACGTGGGGGGGCACACCATGGTCCCCGCCCGGGTCTTCGCCGAGGCCTTCGGCATGAAGGTCGACTGGGACGGCCTGACCCGGACCGTGCTCATCGAGTCGCCGTAG
- the glyQ gene encoding glycine--tRNA ligase subunit alpha: MYFQDLVLTLDKFWAEQGCIIRHPYDVEKGAGTFNPETFFRALGPEPWNVAYIEPCRRPADGRYAQNPNRMQHYFQYQVIMKPSPENIQEIYLEMLERIGIDPKKHDIRFVEDNWEAPSQGAWGLGWEVWCDGMEITQFTYFQQVGGFECKPVSVEITLGLERLASYIQGVDNVWDIMYNEHLRYGDVFERFEWEHSVYNFEQSDTQMLFQLYNMYEAEAKRLLSLDPPLVYPAYDYILKCSHTFNLLDARGAIAVSERQGYILRVRNLARAAAKAYIEMREALGFPLLKPLAERPTWAARYGAGGRGHGTPDQTRTAEGGN, encoded by the coding sequence ATGTACTTTCAGGATCTCGTTCTGACCCTGGACAAGTTCTGGGCCGAACAGGGGTGCATCATCCGGCACCCGTACGACGTGGAGAAGGGCGCCGGCACCTTCAACCCCGAGACGTTCTTCCGCGCCCTGGGGCCGGAGCCCTGGAACGTGGCCTACATCGAGCCGTGCCGGCGGCCGGCGGACGGCCGCTACGCCCAGAACCCGAACCGCATGCAGCACTACTTCCAGTACCAGGTGATCATGAAGCCGTCGCCGGAGAACATCCAGGAGATCTACCTGGAGATGCTGGAGCGCATCGGCATCGACCCGAAGAAGCACGATATCCGCTTCGTGGAGGACAACTGGGAGGCGCCGAGCCAGGGCGCCTGGGGCCTGGGCTGGGAGGTCTGGTGCGACGGCATGGAGATCACCCAGTTCACCTATTTCCAGCAGGTGGGCGGCTTTGAGTGCAAGCCGGTCTCGGTGGAGATCACGCTGGGCCTGGAGCGGCTGGCCTCCTATATCCAGGGCGTGGACAACGTCTGGGACATCATGTACAACGAGCACCTGCGCTACGGCGACGTGTTCGAGCGCTTCGAGTGGGAGCACTCCGTGTACAACTTCGAGCAGTCGGACACCCAGATGCTGTTCCAGCTCTACAACATGTACGAGGCCGAGGCGAAGCGGCTGCTCAGCCTGGACCCGCCGCTGGTCTACCCGGCCTACGACTACATCCTGAAGTGCTCGCACACGTTCAACCTGCTGGACGCGCGCGGCGCCATTGCCGTCAGCGAGCGGCAGGGGTACATCCTCCGGGTGCGCAACCTCGCCCGGGCGGCCGCGAAGGCCTACATCGAGATGCGGGAGGCGCTGGGCTTCCCGCTGCTGAAGCCGCTGGCGGAGCGGCCTACCTGGGCGGCGCGCTACGGCGCCGGCGGACGGGGCCACGGGACCCCTGACCAGACCCGGACCGCGGAAGGAGGGAACTAG
- the glyS gene encoding glycine--tRNA ligase subunit beta, translating into MAETRNLILEIGTEEIPARFCAPALEQLKENAAKALAEARLDYELVDVFGTPRRLVLYVRNLALRQRDVEVEVKGPPRKIAFDAEGNFTVPARKFAEGQGVALEELEVRPDEKGGEYLWARKRIQGESVETVLPPLLAGLVTSIHWPKAMRWADRELRYARPIKWILALLGDWRVPFDVDGIETVSTTRGHRVLGPAEPIAVSDADDYFAKVAGGYVMVDQAVRKQVIWQQVTAEAARVGGFVRRDEDLLEELTWLVEQPTAFAGSFDPAFLEVPAEVLVTTMKDNQRYFPVYKAEGSEELLPYFIGVRNGGHEHLDIVRAGNEKVLAARLSDARFFWDEDRRQPLESFNARLKEAVFQEKLGTQFERVERLVSLSRPIAQALGLSPEQEEQAARAAWLCKADLMTRMVFEFPEVQGYMGKQYLLHQGGDPAVAEAIYEHYLPRGAGDDLPRTGPGIVVALADKLDTLAGYFSIGLIPTGSQDPFALRRAAQGVVQTLVENGLRVDLAALVSRAIEQYRLPGEAAVKTHSDLMEFFRARVKVLMEQREIRYDVIDAVLAAGFRDVTDAVNRAEALAAVMAEPEFAAVTGAFKRVANLAGKANEAGAVSAEIDPELFTEPAERDLYGAFVDLRPEMKRAYEAGDYRTFYHLATRLKAPVDAFLDTVRVNVEDEKVRANRYALLQALGGLLSAPADLSKLAG; encoded by the coding sequence ATGGCGGAGACGCGCAACCTCATTCTCGAGATCGGCACCGAGGAGATTCCCGCCCGGTTCTGCGCCCCGGCCCTGGAGCAGCTGAAGGAGAACGCCGCGAAGGCCCTGGCGGAGGCCCGGCTGGACTACGAGCTGGTGGACGTCTTCGGCACCCCCCGCCGGCTGGTGCTCTATGTCCGGAACCTGGCCCTGCGGCAGCGGGACGTCGAGGTGGAGGTGAAGGGGCCTCCCAGGAAGATCGCCTTCGACGCCGAGGGCAACTTCACCGTGCCCGCCCGGAAGTTTGCCGAAGGGCAGGGGGTGGCCCTCGAGGAGCTGGAGGTCCGGCCCGACGAGAAGGGCGGCGAGTACCTCTGGGCCCGCAAGCGCATCCAGGGCGAATCGGTGGAGACGGTGCTGCCGCCGCTGCTGGCGGGGCTGGTCACCTCGATCCACTGGCCCAAGGCGATGCGCTGGGCCGACCGGGAGCTCCGCTACGCCCGGCCGATCAAGTGGATTCTGGCCCTGCTGGGCGACTGGCGGGTGCCGTTTGACGTGGACGGCATCGAGACGGTGAGCACCACCCGCGGCCATCGGGTCCTGGGGCCGGCTGAGCCGATTGCGGTGAGCGACGCCGACGACTACTTCGCCAAGGTTGCCGGCGGGTACGTGATGGTCGACCAGGCCGTGCGCAAGCAGGTGATCTGGCAGCAGGTGACCGCCGAGGCGGCCCGGGTGGGCGGCTTCGTGCGGCGAGACGAGGACCTGCTCGAGGAGCTGACCTGGCTGGTGGAGCAGCCCACCGCCTTCGCCGGCTCCTTCGATCCCGCCTTCCTCGAGGTCCCCGCCGAGGTGCTGGTGACCACCATGAAGGACAACCAGCGCTACTTCCCGGTGTACAAGGCCGAGGGCTCCGAGGAGCTCCTGCCCTACTTCATCGGCGTCCGCAACGGCGGCCACGAGCATCTGGACATCGTCCGGGCCGGCAATGAGAAGGTGCTGGCCGCGCGCCTCAGCGACGCCCGGTTCTTCTGGGACGAGGACCGGCGGCAGCCCCTGGAGTCCTTCAACGCCAGGCTGAAGGAGGCCGTCTTCCAGGAGAAGCTGGGCACGCAGTTCGAGCGCGTGGAGCGGCTGGTCAGCCTGTCCCGCCCCATCGCCCAGGCGCTGGGCCTGTCCCCGGAGCAAGAGGAGCAGGCCGCCAGGGCCGCCTGGCTCTGCAAGGCCGACCTGATGACCCGCATGGTCTTCGAGTTCCCCGAGGTTCAGGGGTACATGGGCAAGCAGTACCTGCTCCACCAGGGCGGCGATCCCGCCGTGGCCGAGGCCATCTACGAGCACTACCTGCCCCGGGGCGCCGGCGACGACCTGCCCCGGACGGGCCCGGGGATCGTGGTCGCGCTGGCGGACAAGCTGGATACCCTGGCCGGCTATTTCTCCATCGGCCTGATCCCCACCGGGTCGCAGGATCCCTTCGCCCTGCGGCGCGCCGCCCAGGGCGTGGTGCAGACCCTGGTGGAGAACGGCCTGCGGGTTGACCTGGCGGCCCTGGTCTCGCGGGCCATCGAGCAGTACAGGCTCCCGGGCGAGGCGGCGGTCAAGACCCACAGCGATCTCATGGAGTTCTTCCGTGCCCGGGTCAAGGTGCTCATGGAGCAGAGGGAGATCCGCTACGACGTGATCGACGCCGTGCTGGCGGCCGGCTTCCGGGACGTCACCGACGCCGTGAACCGGGCCGAGGCCCTGGCCGCCGTGATGGCCGAGCCGGAGTTCGCCGCGGTGACGGGCGCGTTCAAGCGGGTCGCCAACCTGGCCGGCAAGGCCAACGAGGCGGGCGCGGTGAGCGCGGAGATCGACCCGGAGCTCTTCACCGAGCCCGCGGAGCGGGACCTGTACGGCGCCTTCGTCGACCTGCGACCGGAGATGAAGCGGGCCTACGAGGCGGGCGACTACCGGACCTTCTACCACCTGGCAACTCGGCTCAAGGCGCCCGTGGACGCGTTCCTCGACACCGTCCGGGTCAACGTCGAGGACGAGAAGGTGCGGGCGAACCGCTATGCCCTGCTCCAGGCCCTGGGCGGCCTCCTGTCGGCGCCGGCCGATCTGAGCAAGCTCGCGGGGTAG
- a CDS encoding GyrI-like domain-containing protein, translating into MTQPAGFAPVLFKARKDPEIVEVPDTWCLTLSGVGAPESPAFQQAVEALYGLAYTLKFQQKAAGQDFKVPPLEGLWWSEPPEAFARTPREEWRWQLLIRMPEGITAEQVAATRGQAAAKKKNPRILDVAFERFAGGTAAQVLHVGPFSEEGPVIEQLHAFIAAQGYRLRGRHHEVYLSDFRRTPPEKLKTILRQPVEPAT; encoded by the coding sequence ATGACCCAGCCTGCCGGCTTCGCACCGGTACTGTTCAAGGCCCGGAAGGATCCTGAGATCGTGGAGGTTCCCGACACCTGGTGCCTGACCCTGAGCGGTGTCGGCGCGCCCGAGAGCCCGGCGTTTCAGCAGGCGGTCGAGGCGCTCTACGGACTGGCTTACACCCTGAAGTTCCAGCAGAAGGCCGCCGGGCAGGACTTCAAGGTCCCGCCCCTGGAGGGGCTGTGGTGGTCCGAGCCACCGGAGGCGTTCGCCCGGACGCCGCGGGAAGAATGGCGCTGGCAGCTGCTGATCCGGATGCCTGAGGGGATCACCGCGGAACAGGTGGCCGCCACCCGCGGCCAGGCGGCGGCCAAGAAGAAGAACCCACGGATCCTGGACGTGGCGTTCGAGCGCTTCGCCGGGGGTACGGCCGCGCAGGTGCTCCACGTGGGCCCCTTCTCCGAAGAGGGACCGGTGATCGAGCAGCTGCACGCCTTCATCGCCGCGCAGGGATACCGGCTCCGGGGCCGCCACCACGAGGTCTACCTCTCCGACTTCCGGCGCACCCCGCCGGAGAAGCTGAAGACCATCCTGCGGCAACCGGTGGAGCCTGCCACCTAG
- a CDS encoding SDR family NAD(P)-dependent oxidoreductase, with protein MDLSGKRALVTGASKGLGAAVARRLAQAGADVAVHYHRDKAGAEETAKAVNASGRRALVLRADLAVPGQAESVVELVRDAWGGLDLLVNNAGVAPVLPWDQVTPEQWAAVLAADLSGPFHVMRAALPLLREGREPAVVNVGSVVSFNGGAFGPAYAAAKAGLVGLTRSAAREWGPLGIRVNCVAPGPIDSPLARALPTPALEAMKAQTPLRRLGTFGEVAEVVAWLLSPAAAFVTGQTVVVDGGRVMN; from the coding sequence GTGGATCTGAGCGGCAAGCGGGCGCTGGTGACCGGGGCCTCCAAGGGGCTGGGGGCAGCGGTGGCCCGCCGCCTGGCCCAGGCCGGGGCCGACGTGGCCGTGCACTACCACCGGGACAAGGCCGGCGCGGAGGAAACGGCGAAGGCGGTGAATGCCTCCGGCCGCCGGGCGCTGGTGCTCCGGGCCGACCTCGCCGTGCCCGGCCAGGCCGAGTCCGTGGTTGAGCTGGTGCGGGACGCGTGGGGCGGGTTGGATCTACTGGTCAACAACGCCGGGGTGGCGCCGGTGCTCCCCTGGGACCAGGTCACCCCCGAGCAATGGGCCGCCGTGCTGGCGGCCGACCTCAGCGGCCCCTTCCACGTGATGCGGGCGGCCCTGCCTCTCTTGCGGGAAGGGCGGGAGCCGGCCGTGGTCAACGTCGGCTCGGTGGTCAGCTTCAACGGCGGTGCGTTCGGGCCCGCCTATGCGGCGGCGAAGGCGGGGCTGGTAGGGCTCACCCGGTCGGCCGCCCGAGAGTGGGGGCCGCTGGGCATCCGCGTCAACTGCGTGGCGCCGGGGCCCATCGACTCGCCCCTCGCCCGAGCGCTGCCGACGCCGGCGCTGGAGGCGATGAAGGCCCAGACCCCCCTCCGCCGCCTGGGCACCTTCGGCGAGGTGGCCGAGGTCGTGGCCTGGCTGCTCTCGCCGGCAGCGGCGTTCGTCACCGGGCAGACGGTCGTGGTGGACGGCGGCCGGGTGATGAACTAG
- a CDS encoding aldehyde dehydrogenase family protein, which produces MREIPIWRGGRERTSLDVRLLRDYRGEPLAKVAVAPALLVHRAVAELRAAAEPEADLTALWDRIAAAGRLLDAAELGGCSPEEHARLVTLATGAPLTDSRRALAELARGMAQVREALTWQAPGGTPEPFLTGRIEPAPGKSCGWAPVGRVLGFVAPSNHPAVHLTWVLALAMGWVVAVRPGADDPFTPWRVLLALREAGFPAERIALLPGGHDLVPALVEHCDRTVAYGGPALESLLGRDPRVLFNGPGRSKVLVDTDAVGAAPGDPTPEPNGQPSGLRTHKPASSSTSAEDPVTFLVDCILHDGGRKCTCASAVLLRGDAPGLLEAVAERLARLPLLDPLDPAARVPAWKDPAAARLTPGEAVEVDGLTFVRPALVLGVDPADPRFGAEIPAPWATGLRLPAGADPLPLLRGSLAVTLMTKEAALVRRCLREPSIQKLFVGPVPPWHTEPGAPHKGRLADFLFTAKAYREAVIPWI; this is translated from the coding sequence GTGCGGGAGATCCCCATCTGGCGGGGCGGCCGGGAGCGGACCAGCCTGGACGTGCGGCTGCTCCGGGACTACCGGGGCGAGCCCCTGGCGAAGGTGGCCGTCGCGCCGGCCCTGCTGGTCCACCGGGCGGTGGCCGAGCTGCGGGCGGCGGCGGAGCCGGAAGCCGACCTCACCGCCCTCTGGGACCGAATCGCCGCGGCCGGCCGTCTGCTGGACGCAGCCGAACTCGGGGGCTGCTCCCCGGAGGAGCACGCCCGGCTGGTCACGCTGGCCACCGGCGCCCCCCTCACCGACAGCCGACGCGCCCTGGCCGAACTGGCCCGGGGCATGGCGCAGGTGCGAGAAGCCCTGACCTGGCAGGCGCCGGGCGGCACGCCGGAGCCCTTCCTCACCGGCCGGATCGAGCCCGCTCCCGGCAAGTCCTGCGGTTGGGCGCCGGTGGGCCGGGTGCTGGGCTTCGTCGCCCCGTCCAACCACCCGGCGGTGCACCTGACCTGGGTGCTGGCGCTGGCGATGGGCTGGGTGGTCGCCGTCCGGCCCGGCGCCGACGACCCCTTCACACCGTGGCGGGTTCTGCTCGCACTCCGGGAGGCGGGTTTCCCGGCCGAGCGGATCGCCCTGTTGCCCGGGGGGCACGACCTGGTGCCCGCCCTGGTGGAACACTGCGACCGGACGGTGGCGTATGGCGGGCCTGCGCTGGAATCGCTGCTGGGCCGGGATCCCCGGGTGCTCTTCAACGGCCCGGGCCGGTCCAAGGTGCTGGTGGACACGGACGCGGTCGGGGCAGCGCCGGGTGACCCGACCCCGGAACCGAACGGCCAGCCGTCCGGCCTCCGCACCCACAAGCCGGCCAGCTCTTCCACCAGTGCCGAAGACCCTGTGACGTTCCTGGTGGACTGCATCCTGCACGACGGCGGGCGCAAGTGCACCTGCGCCAGCGCCGTGCTGCTCAGGGGTGACGCCCCGGGCCTCCTGGAAGCGGTGGCGGAACGGCTGGCCCGGTTGCCGCTCCTGGACCCCCTGGACCCGGCTGCGCGCGTCCCCGCCTGGAAGGACCCGGCGGCGGCCCGGCTGACCCCGGGCGAAGCCGTGGAGGTGGACGGCCTCACCTTTGTGCGCCCCGCGCTGGTGCTGGGCGTCGATCCCGCCGATCCCCGTTTCGGCGCGGAGATTCCGGCCCCGTGGGCGACCGGCCTACGGCTGCCCGCCGGTGCAGACCCGCTGCCGCTGCTGCGCGGCTCGCTGGCGGTCACGCTGATGACGAAAGAGGCAGCGCTCGTCCGGCGCTGCCTCAGGGAACCTTCGATTCAAAAGCTGTTCGTCGGCCCGGTCCCGCCCTGGCACACGGAGCCCGGGGCGCCGCACAAGGGCCGGCTGGCGGACTTCCTGTTCACGGCCAAGGCATATCGGGAGGCGGTGATCCCGTGGATCTGA